Proteins found in one Bremerella volcania genomic segment:
- a CDS encoding sugar phosphate isomerase/epimerase family protein gives MARAVTMFTGQWADMKLDDLAKTMKGFGFDGLELACWGDHFEVDRAVTEDDYCDKKREQLDKYDLGCWSISTHLCGQAVCDIIDERHKAILPDSVWGDGDPAGVNDRAAEAVKNAARAAQKFGVPVVNGFTGSSIWHLLYSFPPVPPKMIDDGFKLFADRWNPIMDVFGECGIKFGLEVHPTEIAFDIYSAEKALDAIGHREEFGFNFDPSHLLWQGIDPVEFIRYFPDRIYHVHIKDAITTLNGRSGILGSHIDFGDHRRGWNFRSPGHGGVNFEEIIRALNDIKYTGPLSIEWEDSGMDRLHGAEESCEFVRSIDFAPSDVAFDSAFDKEKQ, from the coding sequence ATGGCCCGCGCAGTCACGATGTTCACCGGCCAGTGGGCCGATATGAAACTGGACGATTTGGCCAAGACCATGAAAGGTTTTGGTTTTGACGGTCTCGAATTGGCCTGCTGGGGGGACCACTTTGAAGTGGACCGCGCCGTCACCGAAGATGACTACTGCGACAAGAAACGCGAACAACTGGACAAGTACGATCTGGGGTGCTGGTCGATCAGCACGCATCTATGTGGCCAGGCCGTTTGCGACATCATCGACGAGCGTCACAAGGCGATCCTGCCTGACTCGGTTTGGGGGGACGGCGATCCGGCCGGTGTGAACGACCGCGCGGCGGAAGCGGTGAAAAACGCTGCCCGGGCAGCTCAGAAGTTTGGCGTGCCGGTCGTCAACGGTTTCACCGGCAGCAGCATCTGGCACCTGCTTTACAGCTTTCCGCCGGTTCCTCCGAAGATGATCGACGACGGCTTCAAGCTGTTCGCCGATCGCTGGAATCCGATCATGGACGTCTTCGGCGAATGCGGCATCAAGTTCGGCCTGGAAGTCCACCCGACCGAAATCGCGTTCGACATTTACAGCGCCGAGAAGGCCCTTGATGCGATCGGTCACCGCGAAGAGTTCGGCTTCAACTTCGACCCAAGCCATCTGCTGTGGCAAGGGATCGACCCGGTCGAATTCATTCGCTACTTCCCCGACCGCATCTACCACGTCCACATCAAGGACGCGATCACGACGCTCAACGGCCGTAGCGGCATTCTGGGCAGCCACATCGACTTCGGCGATCATCGCCGCGGTTGGAACTTCCGCAGCCCTGGCCACGGTGGCGTGAACTTTGAAGAAATCATCCGCGCCTTGAATGACATCAAGTACACCGGCCCGCTGAGCATCGAATGGGAAGACAGCGGCATGGATCGTCTGCATGGTGCGGAAGAATCGTGCGAGTTCGTCCGCAGCATCGACTTCGCCCCCAGCGACGTGGCGTTCGATTCTGCCTTCGACAAAGAAAAGCAGTAA